CTCCCAGTCTTCGGTCAGGCCAATATCGTCGAGGTCGATGGCGAAGCGCCAGGTGCCGTCGAGCAAGAAGTGATGGCCCGGCCGCAGCACGGCGCGGGGCAGCTCGTTGTTAGTTTCCTGGGCTAATTCGGCTTCGGGGGTTGCCGAAAGGCCGTAGTTGGCGGGGGTGAAATCGTCCATTGGATAAGGATAACGGCCGGCCGGGGGTATCGGGGGTGCCAGCCAGGATAAGAAGGAAAAAAAATACGCGGTAATAAGGAATACAGTTGAGTTTGGGGTGGGCCAAATGTAGCTTCGGCGGACTTGAAAAGCTGGAAGCGAGCGGTATGGAATCTGCGTAAAATCCGTTTGTCATTGCGAGCAATGCGAAGCAATCGCATCGGCACGACAACCAAACGATTTCGTTCTGGTGCGATTGCTTCGCGTTGTTCGCAATGATGAGCAGTTTTGCGTAATCCCTAGTCCCTACCCCCCCCAACCAGCAGTAACCTACCTTTGCTCCGTGCTGCCTCCTGCAACTTTCTTGCCTGAATACGACGTGGCCATCGTGGGCGCGGGACCGGCCGGCACGGCCTGCGCGTTGGCCCTGCGCGGCCGCGGCTATCGGGTTATTTTGCTCGACAAAGCGATTTTTCCAAGGGATAAAATCTGCGGTGATGCCATCCCCGGCCCCGCCCTTAAGGCCCTACGCCAGCTCGACCCAGCTTATATGGAGGCCCTCTGGCAGCTGCACCCGCGCGACGACGTGCGGCGCAGCCGCCTGGTGGCCCCCGGTGGCGGCAGTCTCTACCTGCACTGGAAGCTGCCCACCTTCAACAGCCCCCGCCTCAACTTCGACGCGGCATTACTGGCTCTGGTGCGCCAGCACACGACCACCGAAGTTCGGGAAAACGCGGCCCTCAAAAATGTAGAAATCACCGCCGATTGTGCCCGCCTGATGCTGGCTGACGGCCGCCAACTTACCAGCCGCCTGGTCGTGGGCTGCGACGGCGCGCAGTCGGTGGTGGGCCGCCGGCTGCTGCCCGAGCCGCGCCTGGCCCGCGCCCACCACTGCGCCGGCGTGCGCGCCTACTTTGAAAACGTGGGGGGTAGCGAATCCGGTACCACCGAGTTTTTCTTCAGCCGCAGCCACCTGGCGGGTTACCTGTGGCTGTTTCCGGTGGGCGCGGGCCGCTACAACGTGGGCCTGGGCATGCTGTCAGAGCTGGTTTCGCAGCACAAGATTGACCTGCGCCAACTGCTGCTCGACAATCTTGCTACCCACCCCGCGCTGGCTGGCCGCTTTGCCGGGGCGCGGCAGCTGGGGCCGGTGCGCGGCTTCGGGCTGCCCATTGGGGGCGGGCGGCAGCGGCCGGCCAGCGGCGCGCGCTTCCTGCTGTGCGGCGACGCTGCCTCGCTCATCGACCCCTTGCAGGGCCACGGCATAGATTTGGCCATTCGCAGCGGTATTCTGGCGGCCGGGCAGGTGAGCCTTTGTCTTGAAAAACAAGATTTTAGCGCTGAGTTCATGGCGCGATATGACGCGGATTTGCAGCAGCAGCTGGGGCCGCAACTGGCGCGTAGCTACCGCCTCATGCGGCTACTGGGCACCCGGCCCTGGCTGATGAATGTAGGGGTGAGCCTGGCCCGGCTACCCGGCCTGGGCCGCTGGGCGCAGCGGCTGGTGGGGTAGGGGCTTTAAATTTAGAATTTGAAGGAAGAATTAGGAATTGCGTAGAACCCATTTATCCTTGCGAGCGCAGCGCGGCAAGGATAAATGGGTTCTACTAGCATTCTATTTTCCTGACGTTCTTGCAAACGCAAAAACGCTAGCCTATGCGCCGTTTTCTACTACTGCTGCTGTTTGTAGCCCTTGGTCTGGCGGCCGTGCTACTCGCCAATACTCTGCGCCTGCCCAATCACCAGCTAGCCGCGGTGCCGCCCGCCCCGGCCCTACCCCTCGTACCCGACTCGATGACGGCGCACCTGGCGAGCGCGCTGCGCATCGCTACCGTGTCGCGCACGGTGTACGCCGAAACGGATTCCCTACCCTTCGACCAGCTGGCGGCGTATTTGCAGCGCACGTTCCCGCTGGTGCATCAGCGGCTTAAATTGCAGACCGTTAATCACTACGCCCGGCTCTACGAGTGGCCCGGCACCGATTCCTCGCTGAAACCGCTGCTACTGCTGGCCCACCAGGATGTGGTGCCCGTGCTGCCCGGCACCGCGGGCCAGTGGGCGCGGCCGCCCTTCGCCGGGCAGCAGGCGGGCGGCTACCTCTACGGCCGCGGTGCGCTCGACGATAAGCTCAACCTTTTGGGCCAGCTCGAAGCCGTGGAGGCGCTGCTGCGTACCGGCTACCAGCCCCGCCGCACGGTGCTGCTGGCCTTCGGGCACGATGAAGAAACCCAGGGCCGGCGCGGGGCCGCCGCCCTAGCCGCGCTCATCCAGAAACGCTACCCCCGCCTAGAAATGGTGCTTGATGAAGGCGGCCTCGTCAAAAGCGACGGAGTAGCGGGCCTCGCGCAGCCCGTGGCGCTGGTGGGCGTGAGTGAAAAAGGCTACCTCAGCCTGGAGCTGACGGCCACCGGGGCAGGCGGCCACTCGTCGATGCCGCCCGCGCTCACCAGCGTGGGCCGGGTGGCCGCCGCCGTGGCCCGGCTGGAGGCTCAGCCGTTTCCGGCCCGCCTCGATGGCGGCGTGAGCGGCCTGCTGGCCTACCTGGCCCCGACCGTGCCGTTTGGCAAGCGCCTGGTTTTTGCCAATCAGTGGCTGTTTGGTAGTTTAATTAAAAAGTCGCTGGCTGCTACCCCCTCCGGCAACGCCGCCCTGCGCACTACCACCGCGCCCACCATCATGCGGGGCGGGGATAAAGACAACGTGCTGCCGGCCCTCGCCACGGCCACCGTCAACTTTCGGCTGCTGCCCGGCGACTCGGTGGGCGCGGTGCTGCGGCGGGTCCGGGAAATTATCAACGACCCCCAGATTCAAGTAACAACGCTCGGCGAGGACCGCGCCGCCTCGCCCGTGTCGGGCACCGACAACGCGGCGTTTGCGGCCCTGCATCGCACCATTAAAAGCGTGTTTCCGGCGGCGCTGGTAGCGCCCTACGTGGTGGTGGGCGCTACCGATGCCCGCGCCTACGCCGCCCTCTGCCCGCAGGCCACCTACCGCTTCATGCCGGTGCTGATGGACCAGGCCGCTATCGAAAGCCTGCACGGCACCAATGAGCGGCTGCGCCCGGCCGCCTACTTAACTTTAATTCGGTTCTACGCCGCCCTGATTCGCAACATGGGGTAGGCCCCCTTTCGTAGTAAGGCTCAAAAAATGGCTAT
The genomic region above belongs to Hymenobacter psoromatis and contains:
- a CDS encoding NAD(P)/FAD-dependent oxidoreductase, coding for MLPPATFLPEYDVAIVGAGPAGTACALALRGRGYRVILLDKAIFPRDKICGDAIPGPALKALRQLDPAYMEALWQLHPRDDVRRSRLVAPGGGSLYLHWKLPTFNSPRLNFDAALLALVRQHTTTEVRENAALKNVEITADCARLMLADGRQLTSRLVVGCDGAQSVVGRRLLPEPRLARAHHCAGVRAYFENVGGSESGTTEFFFSRSHLAGYLWLFPVGAGRYNVGLGMLSELVSQHKIDLRQLLLDNLATHPALAGRFAGARQLGPVRGFGLPIGGGRQRPASGARFLLCGDAASLIDPLQGHGIDLAIRSGILAAGQVSLCLEKQDFSAEFMARYDADLQQQLGPQLARSYRLMRLLGTRPWLMNVGVSLARLPGLGRWAQRLVG
- a CDS encoding M20/M25/M40 family metallo-hydrolase, with product MRRFLLLLLFVALGLAAVLLANTLRLPNHQLAAVPPAPALPLVPDSMTAHLASALRIATVSRTVYAETDSLPFDQLAAYLQRTFPLVHQRLKLQTVNHYARLYEWPGTDSSLKPLLLLAHQDVVPVLPGTAGQWARPPFAGQQAGGYLYGRGALDDKLNLLGQLEAVEALLRTGYQPRRTVLLAFGHDEETQGRRGAAALAALIQKRYPRLEMVLDEGGLVKSDGVAGLAQPVALVGVSEKGYLSLELTATGAGGHSSMPPALTSVGRVAAAVARLEAQPFPARLDGGVSGLLAYLAPTVPFGKRLVFANQWLFGSLIKKSLAATPSGNAALRTTTAPTIMRGGDKDNVLPALATATVNFRLLPGDSVGAVLRRVREIINDPQIQVTTLGEDRAASPVSGTDNAAFAALHRTIKSVFPAALVAPYVVVGATDARAYAALCPQATYRFMPVLMDQAAIESLHGTNERLRPAAYLTLIRFYAALIRNMG